A region from the Geobacter benzoatilyticus genome encodes:
- a CDS encoding ATP-binding protein yields MLNLKPEIVAQLERVLSSVEMLLPRAVKPIDWATCNAANWRRHSFSGFLQPVTVTDTTTLDELLGVEKQKEIMISNTRQFLKGLPANNALLWGSRGTGKSSIVKALLNEYASEGLRVIQVEKEDLIYLSDIFSSVENEPYRFILLCDDLTFEVGELTYKMLKSALDGSVYSAPENVLIYVTSNRRHLLPEYETDLRGGKYVNGELQESEATEEKISLSDRFGLWVPFHVFTQDRYLEAVRLCVEREARTRKVEIPWTEELRLDAIQWSHEKKKRCGRTAYQFSKHWVGRYLLNR; encoded by the coding sequence ATGCTTAACCTGAAACCAGAAATCGTCGCACAGCTGGAGCGCGTACTCAGTTCCGTGGAAATGCTTCTTCCCCGGGCCGTAAAACCCATCGACTGGGCCACCTGCAACGCCGCCAACTGGCGCCGCCACTCCTTTTCCGGTTTCCTCCAGCCGGTCACCGTGACCGACACCACCACCCTCGACGAACTGCTGGGGGTGGAGAAGCAGAAGGAGATCATGATCAGCAACACCAGGCAGTTTCTCAAAGGGCTGCCGGCCAACAACGCTCTTCTCTGGGGTTCCCGGGGAACGGGAAAATCGTCGATCGTGAAGGCGCTTCTCAATGAGTATGCCTCCGAGGGACTGCGGGTCATCCAGGTGGAGAAGGAAGACCTGATCTATCTGTCGGACATTTTCTCCTCCGTGGAGAACGAACCGTACCGCTTCATCCTCCTCTGCGACGACCTCACCTTCGAGGTGGGAGAGCTGACCTACAAGATGCTCAAGAGCGCCCTGGACGGCTCGGTCTACTCGGCCCCCGAGAATGTCCTGATCTATGTCACATCCAATCGTCGTCACCTTCTCCCCGAATACGAAACCGACCTTCGGGGAGGAAAATATGTAAACGGCGAGCTGCAGGAAAGCGAAGCCACCGAAGAGAAAATTTCTCTCTCTGATCGCTTCGGCCTCTGGGTGCCGTTTCACGTCTTCACCCAGGACCGCTACCTGGAAGCGGTGCGCCTCTGCGTGGAACGGGAGGCCCGGACCCGGAAGGTGGAGATTCCCTGGACCGAGGAACTGCGGCTGGATGCCATCCAGTGGTCCCACGAAAAGAAGAAACGCTGCGGCCGTACCGCCTACCAGTTCTCAAAGCACTGGGTGGGGAGGTATCTGCTCAACCGGTGA
- a CDS encoding DEAD/DEAH box helicase has protein sequence MEFTQFNLHPQVAAGVTAAGYSTPTPIQAQAIPTVMEGRDVMGLAQTGTGKTAAFALPILHRLAQGDRGRVRALVIAPTRELAEQINDSFVTLGRQTRLRSVTVYGGVNVNPQIQKLKAGAEIVVACPGRLLDHMAQGTIDLSHLEVLVLDEADQMFDMGFLPDIRRVLKQLPPKRQTLLFSATMPIDIRVLAQEILRDPVTVQVGTVAPAVTVTHALYPVEQHLKTPLLLELLRHTDTESVLIFTRTKHRAKRLGEQLEKAGYKAASIQGNLSQNRRQAALDGFRDGTFQILVATDIAARGIDVSQVSHVINYDIPDTPEAYIHRIGRTGRAARSGDAFTMVTSEDTAMVRTIERKLNASLERRTVAGFDYSVPAPKKDTEFARPPRQPMPSRRPAAAKKGGAGQGAASQPGSAKPAEGRRPQGQGAKAHPARTAGTGGQRVGQPRRPR, from the coding sequence ATGGAATTCACCCAGTTCAACCTCCACCCTCAGGTGGCGGCCGGCGTCACGGCGGCGGGGTACTCGACACCTACCCCCATCCAGGCCCAGGCCATTCCCACGGTTATGGAGGGGCGGGATGTTATGGGACTCGCCCAGACCGGCACCGGCAAGACCGCAGCCTTTGCGCTGCCGATACTGCACCGGCTCGCCCAGGGGGACCGGGGCCGCGTCCGCGCCCTGGTCATCGCCCCGACCCGGGAGTTGGCCGAGCAGATCAACGACAGCTTCGTAACCCTGGGGCGCCAGACCCGCCTGCGGAGCGTCACCGTCTACGGCGGCGTCAACGTCAACCCCCAGATCCAGAAGCTCAAGGCCGGCGCCGAGATCGTCGTGGCCTGCCCGGGAAGGCTCCTGGACCACATGGCCCAGGGGACCATCGACCTTTCGCATCTGGAGGTGCTCGTCCTGGACGAGGCGGACCAGATGTTTGACATGGGTTTTCTCCCCGACATCCGGCGGGTGCTGAAGCAGCTCCCACCCAAGCGCCAGACTCTCCTCTTTTCGGCCACCATGCCGATCGATATCCGGGTCCTGGCCCAGGAGATCCTGCGGGACCCGGTTACGGTGCAGGTGGGGACCGTGGCTCCGGCGGTCACCGTCACCCACGCCCTCTATCCGGTGGAGCAGCATCTGAAAACGCCGCTCCTGCTGGAGCTTTTGCGCCACACCGACACCGAGTCGGTCCTCATCTTCACCCGCACCAAGCACCGGGCCAAGCGCCTGGGGGAGCAACTGGAAAAGGCCGGGTATAAGGCCGCGTCCATCCAGGGGAATCTCTCCCAGAACCGGCGCCAGGCGGCCCTGGACGGCTTCAGGGACGGCACCTTCCAGATACTCGTGGCCACCGACATCGCGGCCCGGGGAATCGACGTCTCCCAGGTGTCCCACGTCATCAACTATGACATCCCCGACACCCCCGAGGCCTACATCCACCGCATCGGCCGCACCGGCCGGGCCGCCCGCAGCGGCGACGCCTTCACCATGGTGACGAGCGAAGACACGGCCATGGTCCGCACCATCGAGCGGAAGCTCAACGCATCCCTGGAGCGCCGCACCGTTGCAGGATTCGACTACAGCGTTCCGGCACCGAAAAAGGATACCGAGTTCGCCCGTCCCCCCCGGCAGCCGATGCCCTCACGCCGGCCCGCCGCGGCGAAAAAGGGTGGAGCCGGGCAGGGTGCGGCCTCCCAGCCGGGAAGCGCCAAGCCCGCCGAGGGAAGGCGCCCCCAGGGCCAAGGAGCCAAGGCACACCCGGCCCGTACCGCCGGAACCGGCGGCCAGCGCGTCGGTCAGCCGCGCCGGCCCCGCTGA
- a CDS encoding HDOD domain-containing protein, which produces MPYPNRHAITLEHLLDNTNTIYSLPFFYEKLTETINHPRSSVADIARIITEDQGLTARILRLANSPMFGYHSQVDSINKAVTIIGTQQLRDLALAASVMGIFSGIPEELITMASFWKHSIACGIIARTIATWRRELNVERFFVAGMLHDVGQLVMCTSIPDTVREMLMESSERQILHVFTEQDRLGFDHATVGGALLRKWKIPANIAEPVNCHHNPDRAGQFPLEAATIHVAGIICHAMDLGFSGDKFVPPLVPSAWDRIGLPPSMLGTILRQAEPQLEEAFAILTEWP; this is translated from the coding sequence ATGCCGTACCCTAACCGCCATGCCATTACCCTTGAGCACCTTCTGGACAATACGAACACCATCTACTCGCTCCCCTTTTTCTACGAAAAGCTCACCGAGACCATCAACCACCCCCGCAGTTCAGTGGCGGACATTGCGCGGATCATCACCGAGGACCAGGGGCTAACGGCACGCATCCTCAGGCTCGCCAACAGCCCCATGTTCGGCTACCACTCCCAGGTCGACTCCATCAACAAGGCGGTCACCATCATCGGCACCCAGCAACTGCGGGATCTTGCCCTTGCCGCATCGGTCATGGGAATCTTCAGCGGAATCCCCGAGGAGCTCATTACCATGGCCTCCTTCTGGAAGCACTCCATCGCCTGCGGCATCATTGCCCGCACCATCGCCACCTGGCGCCGGGAACTGAATGTGGAGCGCTTCTTCGTGGCCGGGATGCTCCATGATGTGGGGCAGCTGGTCATGTGCACATCGATACCCGACACAGTCAGGGAAATGCTCATGGAGAGCAGCGAGCGGCAGATCCTCCACGTCTTCACCGAACAGGACCGGCTCGGCTTCGACCACGCCACCGTCGGAGGAGCGCTCCTGCGCAAATGGAAAATACCCGCCAACATTGCCGAACCGGTAAACTGCCACCATAACCCCGACAGGGCCGGCCAATTCCCACTGGAGGCGGCGACGATTCATGTGGCCGGAATCATCTGCCATGCAATGGATTTAGGGTTCAGCGGCGATAAGTTCGTCCCCCCCCTCGTCCCATCGGCATGGGATCGGATCGGGCTCCCGCCAAGCATGCTCGGCACAATACTAAGGCAGGCCGAACCCCAGCTTGAGGAAGCCTTTGCCATACTCACGGAGTGGCCATGA
- a CDS encoding sensor histidine kinase, giving the protein MTGDRHETRSVENLKERGRYLEESNLRYVSILDMLASSGDFQADLSRANGTLAIFRATLAQLRRLFPFRGMGCLESREDGSFELSACEPPECREELQSEIDAKIMDGTFAWALNRSQPVMAVARDEQTLLLHVIATRSEVRGMFAGLLAGSSATMDAPSLNALSIVLYTCAYSLESTTLQTMLRDNMLHLEERVRERTLELQEAQKSAEAANQAKSEFLATMSHELRTPLNAVIGFTDVLLGRTYGEINEPQAEFLGYVLQSSRHLLSLINDILDLSKIEADRMELETDELEIRPLVAGTLTLVRERALRYRIRLTELVAPGVPLTIRADERKLKQIIYNLLTNAVKFTPEGGNITLSVATAGELQQPQAIPLPAAPLAECLMIAVSDTGIGLKEEDLERIFAPFIQADGSATRRFEGTGLGLSLTRKLVELHGGTIWAESPGEGQGSVFRVILPTSCEKLLKQEDAATDI; this is encoded by the coding sequence ATGACCGGAGACAGGCACGAAACCCGTTCAGTGGAAAATCTGAAAGAAAGGGGCCGCTACCTCGAGGAATCGAACCTGCGCTACGTTTCCATCCTCGACATGCTGGCATCCAGCGGCGACTTCCAGGCAGACCTCAGCCGGGCAAACGGAACACTGGCCATCTTCCGGGCCACCCTGGCCCAGCTTCGCCGGCTTTTCCCGTTCAGGGGAATGGGATGCCTGGAGAGCCGGGAAGACGGCAGTTTCGAGCTTTCCGCCTGCGAACCGCCCGAATGCCGGGAAGAATTGCAGTCCGAAATCGATGCCAAGATCATGGACGGCACCTTCGCCTGGGCCCTCAACCGGAGCCAGCCGGTCATGGCGGTTGCCCGCGACGAGCAGACCCTCCTTCTGCACGTCATCGCCACCCGCTCCGAAGTCCGGGGGATGTTTGCGGGGCTGCTCGCCGGCAGTTCCGCCACCATGGACGCCCCATCTCTCAATGCCCTCTCCATCGTCCTCTACACCTGTGCCTACTCCCTTGAAAGCACAACTCTCCAGACCATGCTCCGGGACAACATGCTGCACCTGGAGGAGCGTGTCCGGGAGCGGACTCTGGAATTGCAGGAGGCGCAGAAGTCGGCAGAGGCGGCAAATCAGGCCAAGAGCGAATTTCTGGCCACCATGAGCCACGAGCTGCGCACCCCGCTCAATGCGGTCATCGGTTTTACCGACGTTCTCCTGGGCCGCACCTACGGCGAGATCAACGAACCCCAGGCGGAATTCCTCGGCTACGTGCTCCAGTCAAGCCGCCATCTCCTCTCCCTCATCAACGACATTCTCGACCTGTCGAAAATTGAAGCCGATCGGATGGAACTGGAGACAGACGAGTTGGAGATCCGCCCGCTGGTGGCGGGGACATTGACACTGGTGCGGGAAAGGGCCCTGCGGTACAGGATCCGCCTGACCGAGCTCGTGGCCCCCGGCGTCCCTCTCACCATCCGCGCCGACGAGCGGAAGCTCAAGCAAATCATCTACAACCTCCTGACCAACGCAGTGAAGTTCACCCCCGAAGGGGGCAACATCACCCTTTCGGTAGCCACGGCAGGGGAGCTTCAGCAGCCGCAGGCAATCCCCCTTCCGGCCGCACCTCTGGCGGAATGCCTCATGATTGCCGTAAGCGACACCGGCATCGGCTTGAAAGAAGAGGACCTGGAGCGGATATTCGCCCCGTTCATCCAGGCGGACGGATCGGCCACCCGACGGTTCGAGGGGACGGGGCTCGGGCTTTCGCTGACGAGAAAACTGGTGGAACTCCATGGTGGGACGATCTGGGCGGAAAGCCCCGGAGAGGGGCAGGGAAGCGTGTTCCGGGTCATCCTGCCGACTTCCTGTGAAAAACTTCTCAAGCAAGAGGATGCAGCAACCGATATATAA
- a CDS encoding response regulator: protein MVGKRTILLVDDNFMNRRLVGAMLNGGHYLLIEKENGRDGLAYLLANREAIDLVLLDVGMPDLDGTDICRAVRGIEDSGSRLPIIAYTAHAMAGEQQSLLDAGFDDILVKPITREDFLPLLERHLGEGKNPGQEFP, encoded by the coding sequence ATGGTCGGCAAACGAACAATTCTTCTGGTGGATGACAACTTCATGAACCGCAGGCTCGTGGGGGCCATGCTCAACGGCGGGCACTACCTGCTAATCGAAAAGGAGAATGGCCGCGACGGCCTCGCCTACCTCCTCGCCAACCGTGAAGCCATTGATCTGGTGCTACTCGACGTCGGCATGCCCGACCTGGACGGAACCGATATCTGCCGCGCCGTCCGGGGGATAGAAGACAGCGGAAGCCGGCTCCCCATAATCGCATACACGGCACACGCCATGGCCGGGGAGCAGCAGTCGCTGCTCGACGCCGGCTTTGACGATATCCTAGTCAAACCAATAACAAGGGAGGATTTTCTGCCCCTTCTTGAGCGGCACCTGGGAGAAGGAAAGAACCCCGGACAGGAGTTTCCATGA
- a CDS encoding response regulator produces the protein MKALIVEDDPASRRLMHAYLSPLGECDLASDGPEALNLVTAAIDRSETYDLICLDIMMPEMTGHEVLRTIRAMEEEREIFPPSKVIMTTALKDRDNVMAAFTNQCEAYLMKPISRENLFEKLRTLGINA, from the coding sequence ATGAAAGCGCTTATCGTTGAAGACGACCCGGCAAGCCGGCGGCTCATGCATGCCTACCTCTCCCCATTGGGCGAGTGCGACCTGGCATCCGACGGTCCCGAAGCCCTGAACCTCGTCACCGCGGCAATCGACCGGAGCGAAACCTACGACCTCATCTGCCTCGACATAATGATGCCGGAGATGACCGGGCACGAAGTTCTCAGGACCATCCGCGCCATGGAAGAGGAGCGCGAGATATTCCCTCCTTCCAAGGTAATAATGACCACGGCCCTCAAGGATCGCGACAACGTCATGGCCGCCTTCACCAACCAGTGCGAAGCCTACCTGATGAAGCCGATCAGCCGGGAAAACCTCTTCGAGAAACTCCGCACGCTGGGAATTAATGCCTGA
- a CDS encoding MerR family transcriptional regulator, giving the protein MTMNKTWYPLDEAAAKFGVPAARILSWVEDGLVRAEEEKGKVVRVNGDDLELKLEEMTGL; this is encoded by the coding sequence ATGACAATGAATAAAACCTGGTATCCCCTAGATGAGGCTGCGGCAAAGTTCGGCGTTCCCGCGGCGCGCATCCTTTCGTGGGTTGAAGATGGCCTTGTCCGGGCCGAGGAGGAAAAGGGAAAGGTCGTCCGGGTGAACGGGGACGACCTGGAATTGAAGTTGGAGGAGATGACCGGCCTCTGA